A single Lactuca sativa cultivar Salinas chromosome 8, Lsat_Salinas_v11, whole genome shotgun sequence DNA region contains:
- the LOC111885008 gene encoding uncharacterized protein LOC111885008 — translation MVSSLKINLFKSSLLGVGVNQSEVIFLASITGCVAANFPFSYLGIPVGGSTSHIRSWDVIVDRFQKRLSNWKVKTLSIGGRLTLIKSVLGSLGIYFFSLFRMDKGGLEVGSLDAFNQAILVKWKWRFLHEQSSLWVRLIKGLHGDYGDLTHNSRPLGGMGVWQKIVDCIKKMESQNVLDSE, via the exons ATGGTTTCGAGTTTAAAGATTAATCTCTTTAAATCTAGTTTGTTGGGTGTTGGTGTTAATCAGTCTGAAGTTATTTTTCTTGCTTCTATTACAGGATGTGTTGCCGCTAATTTTCCTTTTTCTTACCTTGGAATTCCGGTGGGTGGGTCTACGAGCCATATCCGTAGCTGGGatgtgattgtggataggtttcAAAAGAGACTTTCTAATTGGAAAGTTAAAACACTTTCCATAGGTGGTCGATTAACTCTGATTAAATCTGTTTTGGGCAGCCTTGggatttatttcttttctttgttCCGCAT GGATAAAGGTGGTTTAGAGGTTGGTAGTTTGGATGCGTTTAACCAGGCTATTCTTGTTAAATGGAAGTGGCGGTTTCTTCATGAACAGTCGTCTTTATGGGTGAGGCTCATTAAAGGGTTACATGGTGATTATGGGGATTTGACTCATAATTCGCGGCCTTTAGGAGGTATGGGAGTTTGGCAGAAAATTGTGGATTGTATCAAGAAGATGGAAAGTCAGAATGTCTTAGATTCCGAATGA